A region from the Coffea eugenioides isolate CCC68of chromosome 9, Ceug_1.0, whole genome shotgun sequence genome encodes:
- the LOC113782300 gene encoding protein PELPK1-like — protein MAANSNFCFVLSLMMALSFSSIHVGEAARHLLQTSQPTIPAIPSIPSLPSIPNLPTGALPNLPSNQLPPLPTMPAVPKVTMPPLPFGSLPNMPTIPNIPISIPSIPFFSPPPSN, from the coding sequence ATGGCTGCTAATTCCAACTTCTGCTTTGTTCTATCGTTGATGATGGCATTGTCCTTTTCAAGCATTCATGTAGGCGAGGCGGCTCGGCACCTTTTGCAAACTTCCCAACCAACAATTCCTGCCATACCTTCAATACCATCATTGCCTTCCATTCCAAATTTGCCTACAGGGGCATTGCCAAACTTGCCAAGCAATCAGCTGCCACCTCTGCCCACCATGCCTGCAGTTCCTAAGGTGACCATGCCACCGTTGCCTTTTGGTTCATTGCCAAACATGCCAACTATTCCCAATATCCCTATCTCCATTCCTTCAATCCCTTTCTTCTCACCACCTCCATCAAACTAG
- the LOC113783460 gene encoding pentatricopeptide repeat-containing protein At4g21300-like, with amino-acid sequence MHRTLPCSITKKFRALKTVQKLCTTSHCIHTNTEKAEDALASKLAQVLKSCNPSCPGHSNPSIIQKGQQIHAQITVNGLNSLGLLGTRVLGIYILCGKFFDAKNLFFQLELYYASPWNWMIRGFTLVGWFDFALMFYYKMLGFGTCPDKYTFPYVIKACCGLQSLRLGRLIHGSIRDLGFELDVFVGSALIKLYAENGCIDEARRLFDKMPEKDSVLWNVMLNAYAQDRNLVDDVIGLYREMRMTETKPNSISYACILSVCGSEQMVYFGAQVHGNVVRCGLEMESSVANTLIAMYAKCQCLSDARKLFDLITQADFVTWNAMIGGYVQSGHMPEALDLFCQMLSVGARPDSTTFTSILSLFSDFQSLNQAKEIHGYILRNNVNMDVFLKNALIDIYFKCRAVKMASKIFNSCPAVDIVICTAMISGFVLNGMDFKALEMFRWVLDKKMRPNAVTLASLLPACAGLAALKLGRELHGSILRNGFEDRCFVGSSISDMYAKCGRLDLARLAFFRISKKDTVSWNSMITSCCQNAKPEEAIDLFYQMCLEGAKHDSVSLSAALCACANLQALCYGKVIHGFMIRGAFSSDLFAESALIDMYAKCGHLELASTVFDMMECKNEVSWNSIIAAYGNHGHLEDALALLNEMREDGFQPDHVTFLAIISACSHTGQVEEGKQLFEFMTQELGITARMEHYACLIDLFGRAGRLEEAHQVVRTMPFTADAGIWGTLLGACRIHGNVELAELASNHLFDLDPQNSGYYMLLSHVHADTGKWEGVNKVRNMMKERGVQKVPGYSWLEVNQSVHMFVAADTDHPQSSEIYLLLRHLLRELHKEGYVPQYYHPMHRGKFTNSCHSSPTKAVQF; translated from the coding sequence ATGCATCGAACACTTCCATGTTCAATCACGAAAAAATTCAGGGCCTTAAAAACTGTCCAAAAACTATGCACCACAAGCCATTGCATTCACACAAACACAGAGAAAGCAGAAGACGCTTTAGCTTCTAAACTTGCACAAGTATTAAAATCTTGCAATCCCTCTTGCCCTGGCCACTCTAATCCTTCCATTATCCAAAAGGGTCAGCAAATCCATGCCCAAATCACTGTCAATGGACTTAATAGCTTGGGTTTATTGGGAACAAGGGTTTTGGGAATTTACATACTTTGTGGGAAGTTTTTTGATGCCAAGAACTTATTTTTTCAGCTTGAGTTGTACTATGCCTCCCCTTGGAATTGGATGATTAGGGGATTTACTTTGGTGGGTTGGTTTGATTTTGCATTAATGTTTTACTATAAGATGTTGGGTTTTGGTACTTGTCCTGATAAGTACACTTTTCCTTATGTAATCAAGGCTTGTTGTGGTTTGCAATCATTGAGATTAGGTAGATTAATACATGGGTCGATTAGAGATTTGGGTTTTGAGTTGGATGTGTTTGTGGGTAGTGCTTTGATTAAATTGTATGCGGAGAATGGTTGTATAGATGAAGCGCGACGtctgtttgataaaatgcctGAAAAGGATAGTGTTTTGTGGAATGTAATGCTTAATGCTTATGCGCAAGACAGGAACTTGGTGGATGATGTGATTGGGTTGTATAGAGAAATGAGGATGACTGAAACTAAGCCTAATTCAATTAGTTATGCTTGTATTCTTTCAGTTTGTGGTTCGGAACAGATGGTTTATTTTGGTGCTCAAGTGCATGGTAATGTTGTCAGATGTGGGTTGGAGATGGAATCTTCGGTTGCTAACACTTTGATTGCTATGTATGCAAAATGCCAATGCTTGTCTGATGCGCGAAAGTTATTTGATTTGATAACGCAGGCTGATTTTGTAACTTGGAATGCAATGATTGGGGGCTACGTCCAAAGTGGGCATATGCCTGAAGCTTTAGATTTGTTTTGCCAAATGTTATCTGTGGGTGCTAGACCAGACTCAACCACATTTACAAGTATACTTTCATTGTTTTCTGACTTTCAGTCCCTGAATCAAGCCAAGGAAATTCATGGTTACATATTAAGAAACAATGTCAATATGGATGTGTTCTTGAAGAATGCACTTATTGATATTTACTTTAAGTGCAGGGCTGTGAAGATGGCATCTAAAATCTTCAACTCTTGCCCTGCTGTAGATATCGTCATTTGCACTGCTATGATTTCGGGGTTTGTGCTCAATGGAATGGATTTTAAAGCCTTGGAAATGTTTAGATGGGTGCTGGATAAGAAAATGAGGCCCAATGCAGTAACTCTAGCAAGTCTCTTACCAGCTTGTGCTGGTTTGGCTGCTCTGAAATTGGGTAGGGAGTTGCATGGTAGTATTCTCAGAAATGGGTTTGAAGACAGGTGTTTTGTAGGAAGTTCAATTTCAGATATGTATGCAAAATGTGGAAGGTTGGACCTAGCACGTCTAGCTTTCTTCAGAATTTCCAAAAAAGACACTGTTTCTTGGAACTCGATGATTACTAGCTGTTGCCAGAATGCAAAGCCAGAGGAAGCAATTGATCTTTTCTATCAGATGTGTTTAGAAGGAGCCAAGCATGACTCTGTTAGCTTATCTGCAGCTCTTTGTGCATGTGCTAACTTACAAGCACTGTGTTATGGCAAAGTAATACATGGATTCATGATTCGAGGAGCATTTAGCTCAGATCTTTTTGCTGAGAGCGCTTTGATAGACATGTATGCTAAATGTGGACACTTGGAATTAGCAAGTACTGTTTTTGACATGATGGAGTGCAAGAATGAAGTTTCTTGGAATAGCATAATTGCTGCTTATGGGAACCATGGACACCTTGAGGATGCTTTGGCTTTACTGAATGAAATGAGGGAGGATGGATTCCAGCCTGACCATGTCACTTTCCTCGCCATAATATCTGCTTGTAGCCATACTGGCCAAGTTGAGGAGGGCAAGCAACTTTTTGAATTCATGACCCAAGAATTGGGAATTACAGCTCGAATGGAACACTATGCATGCTTAATAGATTTGTTTGGCCGAGCAGGTCGCCTTGAAGAAGCACATCAAGTGGTTAGGACCATGCCATTTACTGCAGATGCGGGCATTTGGGGCACGCTACTCGGAGCCTGCCGTATCCATGGCAACGTTGAACTAGCTGAGTTGGCTTCAAATCATCTTTTTGACTTGGACCCGCAAAATTCTGGATACTATATGCTCCTATCACATGTGCATGCTGACACTGGAAAGTGGGAAGGTGTTAACAAAGTAAGAAATATGATGAAGGAAAGAGGAGTGCAGAAAGTTCCTGGTTACAGCTGGCTTGAGGTGAATCAGAGCGTCCATATGTTTGTTGCTGCAGACACAGATCATCCTCAGTCATCTGAGATCTATCTGCTATTGAGACATCTTCTTCGGGAGCTGCACAAAGAAGGATATGTTCCTCAGTATTACCATCCAATGCATCGTGGCAAATTCACAAACTCATGCCACTCATCACCTACAAAAGCtgttcaattttga